A single region of the Leptodactylus fuscus isolate aLepFus1 chromosome 5, aLepFus1.hap2, whole genome shotgun sequence genome encodes:
- the SLC35A4 gene encoding putative UDP-sugar transporter protein SLC35A4, translating to MFVVNMGPEKSLRSSTGQMLRGALWALMLVVSVVIYGSHAPLIALCRVGGQIPFSSSSVVLLIESSKLIISAVMLLIWDRKSIQLQVSWQLAVPYALPAILYGANNNLVVHMQHFMDPSSFQVLSNLKIVSTAVMYSIFLRQNLSIRKWLALFLLTVAGVFYSYGGIQDLEEQSTGTRLYINIQGLLLLLIYCLISGLSAVYTEVTLKTQKIPLNLQNIFLYSFGIIVNFLAHLTGNHSSGYLDGFSIWVLVIIISQALNGLIMSAVMKHSSNLTRLFIISFSMLVNGLLSYLLFKLQLTLLFFLAVVLIVLAVYLFYGMK from the coding sequence ATGTTTGTTGTTAATATGGGACCAGAGAAATCGTTGCGCTCCTCCACTGGTCAGATGCTCAGGGGTGCACTATGGGCACTGATGCTTGTGGTGTCTGTTGTCATTTACGGGTCTCATGCTCCTCTGATAGCTTTGTGCCGAGTTGGCGGACAGATCCCCTTCAGTTCATCTTCAGTTGTCCTTCTTATTGAATCATCCAAATTGATTATATCGGCGGTGATGCTTCTGATCTGGGATCGCAAATCCATACAGTTACAAGTCTCATGGCAACTGGCCGTTCCTTATGCTTTGCCAGCTATCCTGTATGGTGCTAATAATAATTTAGTGGTTCACATGCAGCACTTTATGGACCCAAGCAGCTTCCAAGTCTTGAGTAATCTAAAGATTGTTAGTACGGCTGTAATGTACAGCATCTTTCTGCGGCAGAACCTCTCCATCCGAAAGTGGCTTGCCTTGTTTTTACTGACGGTGGCTGGTGTATTTTACAGCTATGGTGGCATTCAGGATCTAGAGGAACAATCTACTGGCACAcgtttgtatataaatatacaaggCCTCCTCCTCTTGTTGATCTACTGCTTGATTTCTGGACTGTCTGCGGTCTACACTGAAGTGACGCTAAAGACTCAGAAAATCCCCTTGAACCTACAGAACATTTTCTTGTATTCTTTTGGTATCATTGTCAACTTTCTGGCCCACCTGACAGGAAATCATAGTAGTGGTTATTTGGATGGCTTCTCCATTTGGGTTTTGGTCATCATCATAAGCCAGGCACTGAATGGCTTGATCATGTCTGCCGTAATGAAACACAGCAGTAACCTCACCAGACTCTTCATCATTTCCTTCTCCATGCTGGTAAATGGACTTCTGTCTTACCTGCTCTTCAAGCTCCAGCTCACTCTATTGTTCTTTTTAGCTGTTGTTCTCATTGTTTTAGCTGTCTATTTGTTCTATGGTATGAAATGA
- the LOC142203760 gene encoding SLC35A4 upstream microprotein produces MADDKGSPKLKDLAFLKNQLETLQRKLENEVQAGVSQEGTLLSSPFLKGFLAGYIVSKLRASAFLGFVVGTCTGIYAAQAYAVPNVEKTIKDYLSSLRKGPD; encoded by the exons ATGGCGGACGACAAG GGCTCCCCAAAACTAAAGGATCTTGCTTTTCTCAAAAATCAGTTAGAAACCCTGCAACGTAAATTGGAGAACGAAGTACAGGCTGGAGTTTCTCAG GAAGGCACTCTTCTGAGCTCTCCATTTCTCAAGGGATTCTTAGCTGGCTACATTGTTTCCAAACTCAGGGCTTCTGCTTTCCTTGGCTTTGTGGTAGGAACTTGTACAGGAATTTACGCTGCCCAAGCCTATGCAGTACCCAATGTGGAAAAGACGATCAAGGACTACCTTAGCTCTTTAAGAAAAGGGCCAGATTAG